The genomic window TGTCGGGGCGGACCAGCTCGGGGAAGCGCGCCTCGATGGCGTCGTTGCGCCGCTTCAGGGCGTCGTAGTCGGCGTCGGAGATCTCCGGCGCGTCCATCTGGTGGTACAGCCGGTCGTGGTGCGCGATCTCGGCCGCCAGACGCGCCAGCTCGGCGGCGGCCTCCTCGACCGTCAACGCATCGACCGGGGCGGACGCTACGGCGACGGCGGTCATCGGCCCTGCTCCGCCAGCGCCCCGCTTTCGATCAGGCGCGCGGCGGCGGCCCGCGCCTCCTCGGTGATGGAGGCGCCGGACAGCATGCGCGCGATCTCCTCCTGGCGTTCGGACCGCGGCAGCTCCACCACCTCGGTGACGGCACGGCCGGCGGCCTCGCGCTTCTGGACGCGGAAATGATGGGTGCCGCGGGCGGCGACCTGCGGGCTGTGGGTGACCACCAGCACCTGCAGGGTGCGGCCCAACCGCGCCAGCCGTTCGCCCACCGCGTCGGCCACCGCCCCGCCGATGCCGGTGTCCACCTCGTCGAACACCAGGGTCGGGACCGGGCTGGTCCGGGCCATCACCACCTTGATCGCCAGTGTGAAGCGGGCCAGTTCGCCGCCCGAGGCGATCTTGTTCATGGGCCCGGCGGGGGCACCGGGGTTGGTGGACACCAGGAACTGCACGCGGTCGATGCCGTGCGGTCCCCAATCGGCCTCGGGCAAGGGGACCACCTCGGTCGTGAAGACGGCGCGGCCGAGCTTCAGCGGCGCCAGTTCGGTGGCCACGTCCTTGTCCAGCCCCGCCGCCGCCTTCCTGCGGGCCGCGGACAGGCCGGTGGCAAGCTCCAGGTACGCCGCGCGGGCCGCCGCGGCTTCCTTGGCCAGGCGCTGGACGGCATCGCCCTGCCCTTCGACCAGCGACAGGCGCCGGGCCAGATCGTCGCGCAGCGCCGGCAGGGCATCGACCGTGACGCCATGCTTGCGGGCCGCCGCCCGCAGGTCGAACAGCCGTTCCTCGATCCGGTCCAGCGATTGGCCGCCCTCGTCGAAGTCGCTGGACAGGCCCTGCACCGCCCGCTCGGCCTCGGCCACCTCGTCGGCGGCGCGGTCGAGTGCGGCCAGAATCGGCTCGATCCGGCCACCGGCCTTGTCGGCCACCCGGCCCAGCACCTTGGACGCGTTCAACAGCGCCCGCGCCGCGCCGCGGTCGCCGCCCAGTTCGGATGCGGACTGGGACAAGGCCTCCAGCAGCTTCTCGCGGTGCTGGAGGATGGCCCGCGTCTCGGACAGGCGCTCCTCCTCGCCCTCTTCCGGTGCGAGCTGGTCGAGTTCCTGCACCGCATGGCGCAGGTAATCCTGCTCGGCCTCCGCCCGGACGAGATCCTCGGCCGCGCGCGCGCGCGCGTCCTCGAGCTGCCGCCACGCCCGGTACGCGGCCGTCGTGCGCTCGGCATCGGGGACAAGGCCGGCGAAGGCGTCCAGAAGGCCGCGGTGGGTCCGCGGGTCGAGAAGGCCGTGGGTGTCGAACTGCCCGTGCACCTCGACCAGGGTTTCCCCCAGCCGGCGCAGCAGGCCCACGCCCACCGGCTGGTCGTTCACATAGCAGCGCGACCGTCCGTCCACCGACAGCACCCGGCGCAGCACCAGCGTCCCATCGGCTCCGGCGTCCACGTCCTGCTCGCGCAGCACGTCGAAGACCGGGTGGTCGGAGGGCAGCTGGAACTCGGCGGTGACGGAGGCCTGCTCGGCGCCGTGACGCACGAGCGCGCTGTCGCCCCGCCCGCCCATGGCGAGGCCGAGCGCGTCCAGCAGGATGGATTTGCCCGCCCCCGTCTCGCCGGTGAGAACACAGAGCCCCTGTGCGAAGGACAGGGTCAGCCGGTCGATGAGGACGATGTCGCGGACCGCGAGTGTGACGAGCATCCGCCGCGGTGCCTTAGAAGAACACGCTCCGCCACAGGCGGCCGAGCCACGAACCGTCGCCCGGGGGCGGGGCGGCGGCGCCTTCGGCCATCAGGCGGTAGCTGTCGGTGTACCATTCGCTGCCCGGGAAATTGTGTCCCAGCACCGCGGCGGTGATCCGGGCCTCCGGCTCCAGGCCCAGCGCCACGTACGACTCGATCAGCCGGTGCAGCGCCTCGGGCACCTGGTTGGTGGTCTGGTAGAACTCCACCACCCGGCGGAAGCGGTTGATGGCCGCGTGGTGCTGGCCGCGGCGCAGGTAGTACCGGCCGACCTCCATCTCCTTGCCCGCCAGATGGTCCAACGTCAGGTCGAGCTTGAGGGCGGCGTCGCGGGCGTATTCGGACGCGGGAAAGCGCTGGACCACCTCGGTCAGGGTCTGGCGGGCCTGTTCGGTGACGCGCTGGTCCCGGCGCGGGTCCTGGATCTGCTCGTAATAGCAGAGCGCGCGCAGATAATAGGCGTAGTCGATCCGCTCGTTGCCGGGGTTGAGCTGGATGAACCGCTCGAGCGCGTTGATCGCCTCGTCGTAGCGCTGCGCCTCGTACTGCGCATAGGCGGACATGAGCTGCGCCCGCACGGCCCAGGGGCTGTACGGGTGCTGGCGGTCCACCTCCTCGAAGGTCTGGGCGGCCCGGCGGTACTCGCCCTGCTGAAGCAGCGAGGAGGCTTCGTTGTAGATCTGCTCCACCGGCCGCTCGACATAGGCCTCCTCCTTGGTGGAGGAGCAAGCGGCAAGCACAAGGAGGAGGGCGGCGGCGGAACCGCGGAGGCTTCGGCGGATGATCATCGTCTGTCACGGCTCGTTGGGCGGCCACTCGGCCACCTTATTCGGCCCTTATAGCACGGCCGCGGCGGCATCATCCCCCGAATTGGGGCGTCGTCGGGGCGGGTGCAAAGGGCCTTGTCGTCGCGCCGCGCGGGCCTCACGCGGCCTCGATGAACCCGCCCGCCTGACGTGCCCATAGCCGGGCATAGGCACCGCCGCGCGCCACCAGTTTGGCATGGGTGCCCTCCTCCGCGATGCGGCCGTGCTCCAACACGACGATCCGGTCCATGCCGGTGATCGTGCTCAGGCGGTGGGCGATGGCGATCACGGTGCGGCCCTGGAACAGGCGCCACAGTGCTTCCTGGATCAGGTGCTCGCTTTCGCTGTCGAGCGCGGAGGTGGCCTCGTCCAGCACCAGGATGCGGCTGTCCTTCAGCAGCGCCCGGGCGATGGCGATGCGCTGGCGTTCGCCGCCGGACAGTTTGATGCCCTGCTCGCCCACCACGGTGTCGTAACCGGTCGGGCGGCGCCGGATGAACTCGTGGCAATGGGCGTTCTGGGCCGCCTGCATTACCTCGGCGTCCACGGCCCCCAGCCGGCCGTAGCGGATGTTGTCGCGGATCGGGCGGTGGAAGACGCCCGGCTGTTGCGGGACCTCCGAAATCGCCGCGTTGACCGAGTCCCACGTCGCGAGCGCAATGTCCTGCCCGTCGATCAGGATCCGCCCCGCCTGGGGGTCGTACTGGCGGCGCAGCAGCTTGACGAGCGTGCTTTTCCCGGCCCCCGACGCGCCGACCAGCGCGACCTTCTCGCCCGGCCGGATGTCGAGCGTGAAGTCGCGGAACAGCGGCAGCCCGTCCGGGTGGCTGAAGGCGATGTTCTCGAACCGGATGGCGCCGCGGGTCACGGCCAGCGGCTTGGCGCCGGGCGCGTCGGTGATCTCGTGCGGCTGGGTGACCAGCTCCAATGCCTCGGCCACGGTGCCGATCTGCTCGAAGAAGTCGAGCAGCCGGCTGGACAGGTTCCATACGGTCGTGGACACCTGGGCCGCCAGTGCGAAGACCAGGGCGAAGGCGCCCACGGTCATGGCGCCATCCAGCACGCGCTGGATGGCCAGCCACAGCAGGCCGGTCAGCAGGCCCAGCACGCTCGCACCCTGGAACAGCCGCATCAACACCAGGAACCAGCGCAGCCGGCGCGAGGCCACGCGTTCGGCATCGACGAAGCCGCCCAGGAATTCCCGCTCGAAAGCCACGCGGGCGAAGCCGCGGATCAGGTCGGCGTTGCCGATGGCATCCACCAGCCGGCCGCTCAGGGTCGACATCTGCGTCGACAGTGTGTGCGAAAGCCGGATGCACCGGCTCGCCAGCACGGCGGAGATGCCGATGTAACCAAGCGACCAGACACCCAGGACCATCGCCAATCCGGAGTCCGTGCCCCAAAGCAGGCCGAGACCGACCGCCAGCACCACCACGATGCGGACCGCATCGACGCAGACGATCTCGATCAGGTGGGTCATGGACTGGCCGGCCTGCTTGATCTTCTGGCCGAGCTTGCCCGCGAAGTTGTCCTGGAAGTAGCGGGGCGAGTGACCGAGCAGGTAGCCGAACAGCAGCTTCTGGGCGAGCGCACGGGCGGTCGGCGACGTGTAGATGTCCGTGATCTGGCAGGCGCGCCACATCAGCGAGCTGCCGAAATAAATGGCGGCGAGCGCCGTGAACGCCCCCACCACCGCGGCCCGGTCGCCCCGGCCCTCCGAAACCGCGGTCAGGCCGTCCACCACCCGCTTCAGCGCATAGCCCTCGAACGATTCGACCCCCTGGGCGAGCATCGCGAAGACGATCAGCAGCAGCAGCCGCCACCGGAGATGGGCGAACGCCATGAACTTCAGGAACGGCCATGGCCGTGTCGGCAACGATGCCACCGGCTCGACGTCGGCGGCGCGCATCTCGGGGTCGGGCTTCGACAGCACCGCGTGCCGCCAGGGTGCGGCTCGAAACATCACGGAGAGCATGGGCTGCCTCGCGGTGGGCGCGGACCGCGCCCGGGAATACCACCAGCGGGCCAGATTCCGCGGGACGGGTCAAGGGTGATAAATCCGGGGTCGGATGCATTTTCCAAAGATTGGGCGCCCCGATGGGTGCCGTTGGCCCTTCGCGCAGTTGATCGCACATAAAGATATCTTTATATCGGTATGCAGCGCATGCAGGCTGCGCAGCACACCTTTTGGGAGAGTCCGGTCATGACCCGTGAGGACCGCATCGCCGCCCTGAAACGCGCCGCGGCCGAGCGCATCCTGGTGCTGGACGGGGCCATGGGATCGCTGCTCCAGGGCTGCGGGCTGGAAGAGGCGGACTTCCGCGGCACGCGGTTCGCCGGCTGGCCCAAGGACCTGAAGGGCAACAACGACATCCTTTGCCTGACACGTCCGGACATCATCCGCGGGATCCACGACCAGTACCTGGACGCGGGCGCCGACATCATCGAAACCAACACCTTCAACGCCACGCGCATCTCCCAGGCCGACTACGGCATGGAAGACCACGCGCGGGAGATCAACATGGCCGGCGCCCGCCTTGCCCGGGAAGCGGCCGACGCCGCCATGGCCCGCGACGGCCGGGTGCGGTGGGTGGCCGGGGCCCTCGGGCCGACCAGCCGCACCGCGTCCATTTCGCCCGACGTGAACGACCCGGGCTACCGCGGCGTCACCTTCGACGAGTTGGAGGCCGCCTACCGCGAGGAAGCCGAGGGGCTGATCGAGGGCGGGGCCGATCTGCTGGTGGTCGAAACCATTTTCGACACCCTCAACGCCAAGGCCGCCATCTTCGCCATCGACACCCTGTTCGACGAAACGGGGATCCGCCTGCCGGTCATCATCTCGGGCACGATCACCGACCGTTCCGGCCGCACCCTGTCGGGGCAGACCACGGAAGCGTTCTGGAACTCGGTGCGCCACGCCCGGCCCTTCGCCATCGGCCTGAACTGCGCGCTGGGGGCCGATCTGATGAAGCCCTACATCCAGGAACTGTCCCGGGTCGCCGAAGCGCCGGTCTCGGCGTACCCCAACGCCGGCCTGCCCAACGAATTCGGTGCCTACGACGAAACGCCCGAGCAGACGGCCGCGCACCTGTCCGCCTGGGCGCGCGAAGGGCTGGTGAACATCGTCGGCGGCTGCTGCGGCACCACGCCCGACCACATCCGCGCCATCGCCGAAGGGGTGCGGGGCCTGGCGCCCCGCGCTCCGGCCGACCGCCCCGCCCGCATGCGCCTCGCCGGCCTCGAGCCGTTCGAGATCCCCGCATTCTGACGCCCGCCCGCGACGCAAGGTCCCGACCGATGAGTGAACCGATCCGCATCTTCGTCAATGTCGGCGAGCGCACGAACGTCACCGGATCCGCCAAGTTCCGCAAGCTGATCGTGGACGGCAACTACGAGGCCGCCCTGGAGGTCGCCCGTCAGCAGGTGGAAAGCGGCGCCCAGGTGATCGACGTCAACATGGACGAAGGCATGCTGGACAGCGAGGCCGCCATGGTCCGCTTCCTGCGCCTGATCGCGGCCGAGCCCGACATCTCCCGCGTGCCGATCATGATCGACAGTTCCAAGTGGAGCGTGATCGAGGCCGGGCTGAAGAACGTCCAGGGCAAGGCGATCGTCAACTCGATCTCCCTCAAGGAGGGCGAGGAGCCGTTCGTCCACCACGCCAAGCTGGTGCGCCGCTACGGCGCGGCCGTGGTCGTGATGGCCTTCGACGAGGTCGGCCAGGCCGACACCGCCGCCCGCAAGTTCGAGATCTGCCAGCGGTCCTACGACATCCTCGTGAACCGGGTCGGAATCCCGCCCGAGGACATCATCTTCGACCCCAACATCTTCGCGGTCGCCACCGGCATCGAGGAGCACAACAACTACGCCGTCGACTTCTTCGAGGCGACGCGGCGGATCAAGGCCGAGCTTCCGCACGCGCTGGTGTCGGGCGGCGTGTCGAACGTGTCCTTCTCGTTCCGGGGCAACAACCCGGTCCGCGCCGCCATGCACGCGGTCTTCCTGTACCACGGCATCCGCGCCGGCATGGACATGGGGATCGTGAACGCGGGCGAAATCCCGGTCTACGACGAGATCCCGGCCGAGCTGCGGGAGCGGGTGGAGGATGTCATCCTGAACCGCCGCCCCGACGCCACCGAGCGGCTGGTCGAAATCGCCGACAAGTACAAGCAGGGCGGCGGATCGGGCGGCGGCCGGACGGACGACACGGCCTGGCGCCAGGGCGACGTGCGCGCGCGCCTGTCCCATGCGCTGGTCCACGGCATCGACACCTTCATCGAGACCGACACGGAAGAGGCGCGCCAGACGGTCGAACGGCCGTTGCAGGTGATCGAAGGCCCGCTGATGGACGGCATGAACGTCGTCGGCGACCTGTTCGGCGCCGGAAAGATGTTCCTGCCGCAGGTGGTCAAGTCCGCCCGCGTCATGAAGAAGGCCGTGGCGTACCTTTTGCCCTACATCGAGGAGGAGAAGGCCCGGAACGCGGGCGCCGTCCGGCAGGCGGTCGGCAAGATCCTGATGGCGACGGTCAAGGGCGATGTCCACGACATCGGCAAGAACATCGTGGGCGTGGTCCTGCAGTGCAACAACTTCGAGGTGATCGACCTCGGCGTGATGGTGCCCTGCGCCAAGATCCTGGAGATCGCGCGCAAGGAGAAGGTGGATGCCATCGGCCTGTCCGGCCTGATCACCCCGTCGCTCGACGAGATGGTCTATGTGGCCAAGGAGATGGAGCGCGAAGGCTTCACCATTCCGCTCCTGATCGGCGGGGCCACGACGTCCAAGGTGCACACCGCCGTCAAGATCGCCCCCAACTACAGCGGCCCCGTCGTCTATGTGCAGGACGCCAGCCGCGCGGTCGGCGTGGTGCAGGCGCTGCTCAGTCCCGACCAGCGCGACGGCTATGCGGCGACGATCCGGGCCGAGTACCAGAAGATCCGCGACAACCACGCGGCGGCCCAGTTGACCAAGCGCCGTCTGCCATTGGCCGCCGCGCGCGCCAACAAGGCCAAGCTCGACTGGGCGGCATACAAGCCGGAACAGCCGGGTTTCCTGGGCACCCGGATCTTCGAGACCTACGATCTGGCCGAACTGACCACCCGCATCGACTGGAAGCCCTTCTTCGCGACCTGGGAACTCGCCGGCAACTTCCCGGCCATCCTCGACGACCCGGTGGTGGGCGAGGCGGCGCGCAGCCTCTACAACGATGCGCAGGCCATGCTCCAGCGCATGATCGGCGAAGGGTGGACCGTGCCCCGTGCGGTCGTGGGCTTCTGGCCCGCCAACACGGTGGACGAGGACGATATCGAGGTCTACGCCGACGAGCACCGCAACCGCGCCATCGCCCGGCTGCACACGCTGCGCCAGCAGATGTGGCGGGACACCGGGCGCGACCGGGCGAATTTCGCACTCGCCGACTTCATCGCCCCCAAGGGCAGCGGCGTGGCGGACTGGATCGGCGCCTTCGTGGTCACCGCCGGCTCCGGGATCGAGGAGAGGGCGGCCGAGTTCGAAGCCGCCCAGGACGACTACAGCAGCATCCTGGTCAAGGCGCTGGGCGACCGTCTGGCCGAAGCCTTCGCCGAGCGCATGCACGAGCGCGTGCGCAAGGAGTTGTGGGGTTATGCGGCGGGCGAGGATCTGACCAACGAGCAGTTGATCCGCGAGGAATACCGCGGCATCCGCCCAGCCCCCGGCTATCCGGCCTGCCCCGACCACACGGAAAAACGCACCCTGTTCGATCTCCTGCGGGCCGAGGCGAACGCCGGGGTGAACCTGACGGAGAGCTTCGCGATGACGCCGGCCTCCTCGGTGTCGGGCTGGTACTTCGCCCATCCCGAAGCGAAGTACTTCGGCGTCGGCAAGATCGAGCGGGATCAGGTCGAGGACTACGCCCGCCGCAAGGGCGTGCCGCTGGACCGCATGGAACGCTGGCTTGCGCCGATCCTGAACTACGACCCCGAGATGGCGAACCGCGCATCGGAAGCGGCAGCTTAGGCAAACGCAAGCGCGGCCCGGTCCATTGGACCGGGCCGCGCTCCGTCGGATCCCCTCCCCCCAACCTTGGCGGGCCTCACCGCGGCGGGAGAGGGCTTGTCCGCGGGTGCGCCCGAAACCCTCTCATCAGGCCGCCTGCGCGTCCGCCTTCTGCTTCAGGCCCAGCATCCGGCAGATGGCCACCGTCAGCTCGGCCCGGTTCAAGGTGTAGAAGTGGAAGTGGTCCACGCCTTCGGCCTGGAGGCGGCGGCACTGGTCCACCGCCACCTTGGCGGCAACCATCTGGCGGCACTCGGGGTCGTTGTCCAGGCCGTCGAACAGGTCGGCGAACCAGCCCGGGACCTGGCAATTGCACTTCTCGCCGAACTCGACCGCCTTGGCGAAGTTGGTGATCGGCAGGATGCCGGGGACGATCGGGATGTTGATGCCGGCCGCCGCCGCCCTGTCCCGGAAGCGCAGGAAGGCGTCGTCGTCGAAGAAGAACTGGCTGATGGCGCGGGTCGCCCCCGCGTCGCACTTGCGCTTCAGGTTGTCCAGGTCGACTTCGGGCGACGGAGCCTCGGGGTGGGTTTCGGGGAAGGCCGCAACCGAAATTTCGAAATCGGCGATCCGCTTCAATCCCGCCACCAGATCGACCGCATAGGCGTAGCCGCCCGGGTGCGGGACATAGCCGCGCCCGCCCAGGCCGCCGGTACCGTCCACGCCCGGCGGCGGATCGCCGCGCAGGGCGACGATGTGCCGGATGCCCGCGTCCCAGTAGGTCCGCGCAATGGCATCGATCTCCTCACGGGTGGCGGCCACGCAGGTCAGGTGGGCCGCCGCCGGGATGCCGGTCTCCGCCTGGATCCGGGTAACGGTGGCGTGGGTGCGCTCGCGGGTCGAGCCGCCGGCGCCATAGGTCACCGACACGAAGGCCGGGCCGATCGGCGCGAGCCTGCGGATCGATGCCCACAGGCTCTCCTCCATCTTCTCCGTCCGGGGCGGGAAGAATTCGAAGCTGACCGTCGGCAAACGCTGGGTGCTCATCGCGTCTCTCCAATGGCGGCGACGGGTTTGGCATCAAGGCCGCCATGCGCGGCGGCCCCGGTCTGTGCCACGGCCGGCCGGTCGGCCGGCCAGATGATGACGGTCAGGGGATCGCCCGGTAGGCGAACCGCCGGCCCCGGCTGCAGCCCCGCCTGGCGGAGCCAGCCGGCCACTTCCGGCTCGTCGAAGCCCAGACGGCGGTGCGCATGCTCCGTGCGCAGGCTTTCCAGGTCGTGCCGTCCGAAATCCACCAGCAGCAGCCGCCCCCCGGGGCGCAGGACGCGTGCCGCCTCCGCAACCGCATCGGCCGGAGTCTCGGCATAATGCAGCACCTGATGGATGAGGACGGCGTCGAAGGACTGGGAGGTGAAGGGAAGCTGGTACATGTCGGCCTGGCGCACCTGGCAGTGCCGCAGACCGGCCCGCTCCAGGTTCGCGCGGGCGACGGCCAGCATCTCGCGCGAGGTGTCGATGCCCACCGCACGGCCCACGCGGGAGCCGAACAGCTCCAGCATCCGCCCGGTCCCCGTCCCGATATCGAGAAGGTCGCCCGTTCCGGCCGGCAGCAGCGCTTCCAGCGCACGCTCGACCTCGGGCTCCGGCACGTGCAGCGACCGGATGCTGTGCCACCGCATCGCGTTCTCGCTGAAATACGCGGCGGCGGCTTCCGCCCGGGCGCGCTTGATCGCCTCCAGCCGCTCCAGGTCGAGCATGAGCGCCGGGTCGTCGCTTGGAATCATGTCGATCAGCGTGCGTGCAAGCTCGGCACTGGGCCCGTTTTCCGCCACCCGGAAGAAAGCCCAGGTCCCCTCGCGGAACCGGTGCAGGAGCCCCGCATCCAGAAGCAGCTTCAAATGGCGGGACACGCGCGGCTGGCTCTGCCCCAGGATCTGGGTCAGCTCGCTGACCGTCAGCTCCCCGTGCGCACACAGCGCCAGCAGCCGGAGCCGGGTCGGCTCCGCAGCGGCCTTCAGGGCAGCGAGCAGAAAATCCATTCGGCGTCCTCGCTCATCGACAGTGTCGGCACGGGGCCGCGCCAACACTGCCATCCATATATAAAGATATCTTTATGCGGCGTAAATAGCACACCGTGGGGGTATGGCGTGCGCACACGCGTAGGACGTTCGGCAAGACTGGTCAATGCACGCCCCATATGATACCCCGGTCCCTGCGGCGCAGGCCTGTTCGGGCCGCGACGTCGCTCCCCCGCGCCCCGGGTTCACGCTCGACCGGCCCGCGGCCCGGACGATACCAATCATCGAGCGCGTTGAAGGTTGGGACGGGATGGCCCTGAACATGACCGCCTTTGCACGATGCACGCGCGCCGTCCTGTTCGGCTGCGCCGCGCTCGCGCTGCTGTCCGGCTGCGCCAGCCAAGCCGAGAACCCGCAGGTCGCCGCCGCCCGTGCGGAAGCAAACGACCCGATCGAGCCCTTCAACCGCTGGGTCTTCAACATCAACGAAGGCTTCGACATCCTGCTGCTGCGCCCCACCGCGGTGGTCTACCGCGACCTGGTGCCGCCGCCGTTGCAGGACAACACCCGCAATTTCCTGCGCAACCTGCGCAGTCCGCTGATCTTCGCCAACCAGCTTTTGCAGGGCGATCTTGACGGGGCGCAGAACGCGGCCGCCCGTTTCCTGGTGAATTCGACCATCGGCTTCGGTGGCCTCGCCGATGTCGCCACCGCCACCGGCGTGCCGTACGAGGAAGAGGATTTCGGCCAGACGCTGGCGGTCTGGGGCGTTCCGGAGGGTGCCTACCTGGTCCTGCCGCTCTACGGCCCGTCGACCCTGCGCGATGCGGCGGGCTCTGGTGTGGAAACCATTGCCGACCCCTTGAACTGGTGGTTGCGCAACAACGATTTGAACTGGCTGGTCTACACCCGGATCGGGGTGTCCGCGGTCGATGCGCGGTCCCGCCTGATCGAGGTCGTGGACGATCTGCGCACCAACAGCATGGATTACTATGCCACCGTGCGCAGCCTCTACCGCCAGAACCGCGACAATCTAATTCGCGACGGCCAGGGAACCGGCGACGAGTTCCCGGAGTTCAACGATCCGGCAGCGAATACGCCGCCCGCGCCCGACAACCGTCCGCAGCGGCCCGCCACGCGATAGGACATGCTTACCCGCCGCACCCTTGTGACCGCAGCCTTGTCGCTGGCGATAGCCGGCGGCATGGCCGTCCCCGCTTCCGCCGCCCCGAACCCGGAGGCGGCCTCGAAGTTCATCAACACCCTCGCGGCTGACGCCCTGCGTTTAGTTGAAGAGGACCGGCTGAAGAGCCAAGCGAACGTCGGGAAGTTCCGCGACCTGTTCCGGGCGAACTTCGACGTCCCGTACATCTCCCGCTTTGTTCTGGGCCGCTTCTGGGGCACCGCGACGGCCGAACAGCAGCAGGAATACCAGCGCCTGTTCGAGGATTGGGTTGTTTCGATCTACGCCGAGCGGTTCAACCAGTATTCGGGCGAGACCTTGAAAGTGGTCGGCGCCCGGGCCGAGGGTGAACGCGATACGCTGGTGAACAGCCAGATCGTCCGGCCGAACGCCCAGGTCATCAACCTGGAATGGCGCGTACGCGAGGCCGGCAGCCAGTTGAAGATCATCGACGTGTCCGTCGAGAACGCCAGCATGAGCCGGACCCAGCGGCAGGATTTCGAGTCCATCATCCTGCGCAATGGCGGCCGGATCGAGCCGCTGCTGGACGAGTTGCGCCGCCGCATCCAGACGGCGGCGACCCCGCGCTGAGAAGCATCGGGGCCGCCAAGCCAAGATCGAACACCAAGGGCCGGTGCGGTGCACCGGCCCTTTCCGCATCCGCAGCCCCTTGGTGCTTGGGGGCGCAGGCCCGAATGAAAAAGGCCCCGCGGCGGCAACCGCGGGGCCCTTTCCGTCCGACGTCCGGGGCGCCGGTTCAGGCGCGGACGAGGGGCTTGTACTTGATGCGGTGGGGCTGTTCGGCCTCGGCCCCCAGGCGCCGCTTCCGGTCCGCCTCGTAGTCCTGGTAATTGCCCTCGAACCAGACGACCTGGCTGTCGCCCTCGAAGGCCAGGATGTGGGTGGCGATGCGGTCCAGGAACCAGCGGTCGTGGCTGATGATGACCGCGCAGCCCGGGAAGGTGCCCAACGCCTCCTCCAAGGCCCGCAGGGTATCCACGTCCAGGTCGTTGGTCGGTTCGTCCAGCAGGATGACGTTGGCGCCGGACTTCAGCATCTTGGCCAGGTGCACGCGGTTGCGTTCACCGCCCGACAGCTGGCCGACCTTCTTCTGCTGGTCCCCGCCCTTGAAGCCGAAGGCGGCGACATAGGCACGGCTGGGCATGTTCTTCTTGCCCAGTTCGATGACGTCCAACCCGTCGGAGATTTCCTCCCAGACGGTGGCGTTGGGCTTCAGGGCCTCGCGGCTCTGGTCCACATAGCCGAGCACCACGGTGTCGCCGACGCGCAAGGCGCCGCCATCCGGCTGGTCCTGCCCCGTGATCATGCGGAACAGGGTGGTCTTGCCGGCACCGTTGGGACCGATGACGCCCACGATGCCGCCGGGCGGCAGACGGAAGTCCAGGTTCTCGATCAGCAGGCGGTCGCCGAAGCCCTTCTTCAGGTTCTCGGCCTCGATCACCAGTTGGCCCAGGCGCGGCGGCGTGGGGATGACGATCTGGGCCTGATCGGGGGTCTGGTCCTTGCTCTGGGCCAGCAGCGCCTCGTAGGCCTGGATGCGGGCCTTGGACTTGGCCTGGCGGGCGCGCGGGGTGGCGCGAATCCACTCCAACTCCTCGGCCAGGGCCTTCTGGCGGCTGGTCTCGGCC from Azospirillaceae bacterium includes these protein-coding regions:
- the metH gene encoding methionine synthase, encoding MSEPIRIFVNVGERTNVTGSAKFRKLIVDGNYEAALEVARQQVESGAQVIDVNMDEGMLDSEAAMVRFLRLIAAEPDISRVPIMIDSSKWSVIEAGLKNVQGKAIVNSISLKEGEEPFVHHAKLVRRYGAAVVVMAFDEVGQADTAARKFEICQRSYDILVNRVGIPPEDIIFDPNIFAVATGIEEHNNYAVDFFEATRRIKAELPHALVSGGVSNVSFSFRGNNPVRAAMHAVFLYHGIRAGMDMGIVNAGEIPVYDEIPAELRERVEDVILNRRPDATERLVEIADKYKQGGGSGGGRTDDTAWRQGDVRARLSHALVHGIDTFIETDTEEARQTVERPLQVIEGPLMDGMNVVGDLFGAGKMFLPQVVKSARVMKKAVAYLLPYIEEEKARNAGAVRQAVGKILMATVKGDVHDIGKNIVGVVLQCNNFEVIDLGVMVPCAKILEIARKEKVDAIGLSGLITPSLDEMVYVAKEMEREGFTIPLLIGGATTSKVHTAVKIAPNYSGPVVYVQDASRAVGVVQALLSPDQRDGYAATIRAEYQKIRDNHAAAQLTKRRLPLAAARANKAKLDWAAYKPEQPGFLGTRIFETYDLAELTTRIDWKPFFATWELAGNFPAILDDPVVGEAARSLYNDAQAMLQRMIGEGWTVPRAVVGFWPANTVDEDDIEVYADEHRNRAIARLHTLRQQMWRDTGRDRANFALADFIAPKGSGVADWIGAFVVTAGSGIEERAAEFEAAQDDYSSILVKALGDRLAEAFAERMHERVRKELWGYAAGEDLTNEQLIREEYRGIRPAPGYPACPDHTEKRTLFDLLRAEANAGVNLTESFAMTPASSVSGWYFAHPEAKYFGVGKIERDQVEDYARRKGVPLDRMERWLAPILNYDPEMANRASEAAA
- the metF gene encoding methylenetetrahydrofolate reductase [NAD(P)H], which produces MSTQRLPTVSFEFFPPRTEKMEESLWASIRRLAPIGPAFVSVTYGAGGSTRERTHATVTRIQAETGIPAAAHLTCVAATREEIDAIARTYWDAGIRHIVALRGDPPPGVDGTGGLGGRGYVPHPGGYAYAVDLVAGLKRIADFEISVAAFPETHPEAPSPEVDLDNLKRKCDAGATRAISQFFFDDDAFLRFRDRAAAAGINIPIVPGILPITNFAKAVEFGEKCNCQVPGWFADLFDGLDNDPECRQMVAAKVAVDQCRRLQAEGVDHFHFYTLNRAELTVAICRMLGLKQKADAQAA
- a CDS encoding metalloregulator ArsR/SmtB family transcription factor, with the translated sequence MDFLLAALKAAAEPTRLRLLALCAHGELTVSELTQILGQSQPRVSRHLKLLLDAGLLHRFREGTWAFFRVAENGPSAELARTLIDMIPSDDPALMLDLERLEAIKRARAEAAAAYFSENAMRWHSIRSLHVPEPEVERALEALLPAGTGDLLDIGTGTGRMLELFGSRVGRAVGIDTSREMLAVARANLERAGLRHCQVRQADMYQLPFTSQSFDAVLIHQVLHYAETPADAVAEAARVLRPGGRLLLVDFGRHDLESLRTEHAHRRLGFDEPEVAGWLRQAGLQPGPAVRLPGDPLTVIIWPADRPAVAQTGAAAHGGLDAKPVAAIGETR
- a CDS encoding VacJ family lipoprotein, which codes for MTAFARCTRAVLFGCAALALLSGCASQAENPQVAAARAEANDPIEPFNRWVFNINEGFDILLLRPTAVVYRDLVPPPLQDNTRNFLRNLRSPLIFANQLLQGDLDGAQNAAARFLVNSTIGFGGLADVATATGVPYEEEDFGQTLAVWGVPEGAYLVLPLYGPSTLRDAAGSGVETIADPLNWWLRNNDLNWLVYTRIGVSAVDARSRLIEVVDDLRTNSMDYYATVRSLYRQNRDNLIRDGQGTGDEFPEFNDPAANTPPAPDNRPQRPATR
- a CDS encoding ABC transporter substrate-binding protein, whose translation is MLTRRTLVTAALSLAIAGGMAVPASAAPNPEAASKFINTLAADALRLVEEDRLKSQANVGKFRDLFRANFDVPYISRFVLGRFWGTATAEQQQEYQRLFEDWVVSIYAERFNQYSGETLKVVGARAEGERDTLVNSQIVRPNAQVINLEWRVREAGSQLKIIDVSVENASMSRTQRQDFESIILRNGGRIEPLLDELRRRIQTAATPR